Below is a window of Candidatus Desulfatibia profunda DNA.
TTGCCAGATTGTCAAGGACAACCGGTTCTTCGTTGATAAAAATTGTTCCATCTGCTTTCACGGTCACTGATAATACCAGCTCTTTTTCGATGATAGCTGATGAAGACGGCGGCAGTATTACCGGCAGTCCGTGATGAACAGCCATAGAGAGCATGGCATAGATGAAAGACACCAAGAGGAGGAAAATCATGTCGATCAGGGGAATCATCTCAATACGCACCTTTTTATTGGTTTGAAGGTAGATTTTCATTCTGGATCTTCTTTTTGTTTGCTGTTCGGGTGGACCAGCTTTTCGTAAACGATTTCAAGACTCGTGGCGTATTTTTCAATGGCAAGGACCGCGTTTTCAATCCGGGAATTGAAGTAGTTGTATGGAAAGACAGAAAAAATTGCAATTCCCAGCCCGGCGGCGG
It encodes the following:
- a CDS encoding biopolymer transporter ExbD produces the protein MKIYLQTNKKVRIEMIPLIDMIFLLLVSFIYAMLSMAVHHGLPVILPPSSSAIIEKELVLSVTVKADGTIFINEEPVVLDNLATALTRKAEDGKQPGVLLFADRNLSYQKLFRVLDQIRTAGIERISLQAEVNPST